A region from the Cryptosporangium arvum DSM 44712 genome encodes:
- a CDS encoding LPXTG cell wall anchor domain-containing protein, which yields MKPRFRRLAYAGAATVGAAVTAFVLAGGPSANAEQCANAVTQPLAVECVSEAQAGAAIEARSGVRLAETPNVASPPAEENEGGAVQPGASTGPEVPENQPVQPQASTPPEVPETTPPGEETTPPGQPQQPAESTPPGQPQQPAESTPPGQPQQPETGQNQPELPVTGRDDGPKIAGVGAGILAAGAALLVAARRRRRS from the coding sequence ATGAAGCCCAGGTTCCGCCGCCTCGCGTACGCGGGAGCAGCGACCGTGGGGGCAGCGGTGACGGCGTTCGTCCTCGCGGGAGGACCCTCCGCGAACGCGGAGCAGTGCGCGAACGCGGTGACCCAGCCGCTCGCCGTCGAGTGCGTGTCGGAGGCGCAGGCGGGCGCGGCGATCGAGGCGCGATCGGGCGTCCGGTTGGCCGAGACCCCCAACGTGGCCAGCCCGCCGGCGGAGGAGAACGAGGGCGGCGCGGTGCAGCCGGGCGCGTCCACCGGCCCCGAGGTGCCGGAGAACCAGCCCGTGCAGCCGCAGGCCTCCACGCCGCCCGAGGTGCCCGAGACCACGCCCCCGGGCGAGGAGACGACGCCTCCGGGGCAGCCGCAGCAGCCCGCCGAGTCCACGCCGCCCGGTCAGCCGCAGCAGCCGGCCGAGTCGACGCCTCCGGGCCAGCCGCAGCAGCCGGAGACCGGCCAGAACCAGCCGGAGCTCCCGGTCACCGGCCGCGACGACGGTCCGAAGATCGCCGGCGTCGGAGCCGGCATCCTGGCCGCCGGAGCCGCGCTGCTGGTGGCGGCCCGCCGCCGTCGCCGTAGCTGA
- the gltX gene encoding glutamate--tRNA ligase, with protein sequence MKGTRVSRDPSVRVRFCPSPTGNPHVGLVRTCLFNWAFARHHGGTFVFRIEDTDASRDSEESYQQLLDSLRWLGLDWDEGPEVGGDHGPYRQSERRSIYLDVVAKLRDAGYLYESFSSGEEIEARHRAAGRDPKLGYDNYDRNLTDAAKDELRAAGRVPVLRFRMPDDSIGWTDLVRGDVAFAPGTVPDYVVVRGNGDPLYPLVNPVDDALMRITHVLRGEDLLPSTPRQIALYRALIDVGVAERVPEFGHLPYVMGEGNKKLSKRDPQANLLHYREQGYLPEGLLNYLALLGWSIAEDRDIFTLREMADAFDVTRVSPNPARFDGRKCEAINGAHLRLLAPDDFASRLVPYLAGAGLIAPEPTPSEQELLAAAAPLIQERMPVLGQAPGMLGFLFVKDITVEADVQAKVLGADAAPVLDATISALSGLSSWTAADVEGALKSALVDGLGLKPRKAFAPVRAAITGRTVSPPLYESMELLGRDRSLTRLRAARELVPA encoded by the coding sequence ATGAAAGGAACCCGCGTGTCCCGCGATCCGTCGGTCCGGGTGCGGTTCTGTCCGTCGCCCACCGGTAACCCGCACGTCGGCCTCGTCCGCACCTGCCTGTTCAACTGGGCCTTCGCCCGGCACCACGGCGGGACGTTCGTGTTCCGGATCGAGGACACCGACGCCTCCCGCGACTCCGAGGAGTCCTACCAGCAGTTGCTGGACTCGCTGCGCTGGCTCGGCCTGGACTGGGACGAAGGCCCCGAGGTCGGCGGCGACCACGGCCCGTACCGGCAGTCGGAGCGCCGCTCGATCTACCTGGACGTCGTCGCCAAACTCCGGGACGCGGGGTACCTCTACGAGTCGTTCTCGTCCGGCGAGGAGATCGAGGCCAGGCACCGCGCCGCCGGCCGCGACCCGAAGCTGGGCTACGACAACTACGACCGGAACCTGACCGACGCCGCCAAAGACGAGTTGCGGGCGGCCGGCCGCGTGCCCGTGTTGCGGTTCCGGATGCCCGACGACTCGATCGGCTGGACCGACCTGGTGCGCGGCGACGTGGCGTTCGCCCCGGGCACGGTGCCGGACTACGTCGTCGTGCGCGGCAACGGCGACCCGCTGTACCCGCTGGTGAACCCGGTCGACGACGCGCTGATGCGGATCACCCACGTGCTCCGCGGCGAGGACCTGCTGCCGAGCACGCCGCGCCAGATCGCGCTGTACCGCGCGCTCATCGACGTCGGGGTGGCCGAGCGGGTGCCCGAGTTCGGTCACCTGCCGTACGTCATGGGGGAGGGCAACAAGAAGCTCTCCAAGCGCGACCCGCAGGCCAACCTGCTGCACTACCGCGAGCAGGGCTACCTGCCCGAGGGGCTGCTCAACTACCTGGCGCTGCTCGGCTGGTCGATCGCCGAGGACCGCGACATCTTCACGCTGCGCGAGATGGCCGACGCGTTCGACGTCACGCGCGTGAGCCCGAACCCAGCGCGTTTCGACGGGCGGAAGTGCGAGGCGATCAACGGCGCGCACCTGCGCCTGCTCGCCCCCGACGACTTCGCGTCCCGGCTGGTGCCCTACTTGGCCGGAGCCGGGCTGATCGCCCCCGAGCCGACGCCTTCCGAGCAGGAACTTCTCGCTGCCGCGGCGCCGCTGATCCAGGAGCGCATGCCGGTTCTCGGTCAGGCTCCCGGCATGCTCGGGTTCCTGTTCGTGAAAGACATCACTGTCGAGGCCGACGTGCAGGCGAAGGTGCTCGGCGCGGACGCGGCCCCGGTGCTCGACGCGACGATCTCCGCCCTGTCCGGGCTGTCCTCGTGGACCGCGGCCGACGTCGAAGGCGCGCTGAAATCCGCGCTCGTCGACGGGCTCGGCCTCAAGCCCCGCAAGGCGTTTGCGCCGGTCCGGGCGGCGATCACCGGCCGGACGGTGTCCCCGCCGCTGTACGAGTCGATGGAGCTGCTGGGGCGCGACCGGTCGCTGACGCGGCTGCGTGCTGCCCGCGAGCTGGTACCGGCCTGA
- a CDS encoding fumarylacetoacetate hydrolase family protein, with the protein MRIALFAHPGGRAFGAVEGPAGTDDPEALTIAELEGVPFSGIRYTGERWTLADVELLPPILPSKVVGVGRNYAAHASELGNEVPSAPLLFLKPPTSIIGPGAPIRLPIDSKQVEHEAELAIVIGGRGARQVSREDALKSVFGYTCANDVTARDQQRNDVQFTRAKGYDSFCPLGPWIETDLNWADVGVQALVNQDVKQDGRTKDMIFDVPTLVSYVSHVMTLLPGDVILTGTPAGVGPIVAGDSVSVRIEGLGTLTNPVANRA; encoded by the coding sequence GTGCGCATCGCGCTCTTCGCTCACCCCGGCGGCCGAGCTTTCGGCGCTGTGGAAGGGCCGGCCGGAACCGACGATCCGGAAGCGCTGACGATCGCCGAGCTCGAAGGAGTGCCGTTCAGCGGCATCCGCTACACCGGGGAGCGCTGGACGCTCGCCGACGTGGAACTCCTCCCGCCGATCCTGCCCAGCAAGGTGGTCGGCGTCGGCCGCAACTACGCCGCCCACGCCAGCGAGCTCGGCAACGAGGTGCCGTCCGCGCCGCTGCTGTTCCTCAAGCCGCCGACGAGCATCATCGGCCCCGGTGCCCCGATCCGGCTCCCGATCGACTCCAAGCAGGTCGAGCACGAGGCCGAGCTCGCGATCGTGATCGGCGGCCGGGGCGCCCGGCAGGTCTCCCGCGAGGACGCGCTGAAGTCGGTCTTCGGCTACACCTGCGCCAACGACGTCACCGCCCGCGACCAGCAGCGCAACGACGTCCAGTTCACCCGGGCCAAGGGCTACGACTCGTTCTGCCCGCTCGGCCCGTGGATCGAGACCGACCTGAACTGGGCCGACGTCGGCGTCCAGGCGCTGGTCAACCAGGACGTCAAGCAGGACGGCCGCACCAAGGACATGATCTTCGACGTCCCGACCCTGGTGTCGTACGTCTCGCACGTGATGACGCTGCTGCCCGGCGACGTGATCCTCACCGGCACCCCGGCCGGCGTCGGCCCGATCGTCGCCGGTGACTCGGTGAGCGTCCGCATCGAAGGCCTGGGCACTCTCACCAACCCTGTCGCCAACCGCGCATGA
- a CDS encoding glycoside hydrolase family 43 protein, whose product MAIEVEAPPTVIQNPVLTGFHPDPSILRVGDDYYLATSTFEWFPGVSLHHSRDLVNWRPLGGALTGEEFLQMRGVRDSGGVWAPCLSYTDGLFHLVYSNVGTYGGGFWDTPNYLVTAPDITGPWSEPVTLHGLGFDASMFHDDDGRSWMLSMSADYRPGRETFAGIVLQEYDRSARQLRGEPVVVFTGTSAGLTEAPHLYRRDGWYYLVTAEGGTFWKHQVTVARSRDIQGPYEVDPAGPTLTSWPDPSLTLQKAGHGSLVATPDDEWFLAHLVGRPLTERGRCVLGRETAIQRVEWSADGWPRVAGARPADQVAAPALTPHPWPDEPERDDFDAPALGTPWSTLRRPPSPEWLSLSDRPGHLRLYGGESPSSLRNPSLVGRRVQHASSTFEAQVSFEPTSFRQMAGVVAYYNTLNWVYARLTWHDAHGPSVDVLASNRGRLLNTGVPVPVADPAAGVVLRVELEGSALRFAHGLPGGELQWWPETHDASVLSDEYALELLDENEHTQGFTGAFFGLWAQDLTGGRRPADFAYAEYRAL is encoded by the coding sequence ATGGCCATCGAAGTCGAAGCACCGCCCACCGTGATCCAGAACCCGGTGCTCACCGGGTTCCACCCGGATCCGTCGATCCTCCGCGTCGGCGACGACTACTACCTGGCGACCTCCACGTTCGAATGGTTCCCCGGCGTCTCCCTGCACCACTCCCGTGACCTGGTGAACTGGCGTCCGCTCGGTGGCGCGCTCACCGGCGAGGAGTTCCTGCAGATGCGCGGTGTGCGCGACTCGGGCGGGGTGTGGGCACCGTGCCTCTCGTACACCGACGGGTTGTTCCACCTCGTCTACTCCAACGTCGGGACGTACGGCGGCGGGTTCTGGGACACCCCGAACTACCTGGTGACCGCGCCGGACATCACCGGGCCGTGGTCGGAACCGGTGACGCTGCACGGGCTGGGCTTCGACGCGTCGATGTTCCACGACGACGACGGCCGCAGCTGGATGCTGAGCATGTCCGCCGACTACCGGCCGGGCCGGGAGACGTTCGCGGGCATCGTCCTGCAGGAGTACGACCGGTCGGCGCGGCAGCTGCGCGGCGAGCCGGTCGTCGTCTTCACCGGGACGTCGGCCGGGCTGACCGAGGCGCCGCACCTCTACCGGCGCGACGGCTGGTACTACCTGGTCACCGCCGAGGGCGGCACGTTCTGGAAGCACCAGGTGACGGTGGCCCGATCGCGGGACATCCAGGGCCCCTACGAGGTCGACCCGGCCGGGCCGACGCTGACGTCCTGGCCCGACCCGTCGCTGACCCTGCAGAAGGCCGGCCACGGCTCGCTCGTCGCGACGCCCGACGACGAGTGGTTCCTCGCGCACCTCGTCGGGCGTCCGCTCACCGAGCGCGGGCGCTGCGTCCTGGGCCGGGAGACCGCGATCCAGCGGGTCGAGTGGAGCGCCGACGGCTGGCCGCGGGTCGCGGGTGCGCGCCCGGCCGACCAGGTGGCCGCCCCGGCGTTGACGCCGCACCCGTGGCCCGACGAGCCCGAGCGGGACGACTTCGACGCCCCCGCGCTGGGCACGCCGTGGAGCACGCTGCGCCGGCCGCCGTCGCCGGAGTGGCTCAGCCTGTCCGACCGGCCGGGCCACCTGCGGCTCTACGGCGGGGAATCGCCGTCGTCGCTGCGTAACCCGAGCCTGGTGGGCCGCCGTGTGCAGCACGCGTCGAGCACGTTCGAGGCGCAGGTGAGCTTCGAACCGACCTCGTTCCGGCAGATGGCCGGCGTCGTGGCGTACTACAACACGCTCAACTGGGTGTACGCGCGGCTCACCTGGCACGATGCGCACGGCCCGAGCGTCGACGTGCTCGCCTCGAACCGGGGCCGGCTGCTCAACACCGGCGTACCGGTTCCGGTGGCCGACCCCGCCGCCGGCGTGGTGCTGCGTGTCGAGCTGGAAGGTTCGGCGCTGCGGTTCGCGCACGGGCTCCCGGGTGGCGAACTGCAGTGGTGGCCGGAGACGCACGACGCGAGCGTGCTCTCCGACGAGTACGCACTGGAGCTCCTCGACGAGAACGAGCACACGCAGGGGTTCACCGGCGCGTTCTTCGGCCTGTGGGCCCAGGACCTGACCGGTGGACGGCGCCCGGCCGACTTCGCCTACGCCGAGTACCGGGCCCTCTGA